The sequence ACCATTAGGTCTGCACCACGCATAGTCGTTTCCTTGGGGCTGCAGGAGAACGCCGGCTGCCGGCCTCTCCAACACAACCCATTGATTGAGTCCTAAAACGACGAAGCCCCCGGACCTTTCGGTGCGGGGGCTTCGTCACAATCTGGCTTTATCGGTTAGTGTGTTCTTCCGACCAAGCAGCAACGCGCCCCGTGACGTTTAATCACGGTGCGAATAATAATAATCGTGGTAGCTGCAATAAACGGACGCATAGGGCCGGCGAACAAGATCAATAAGACAAAGAAAGAGGGCTTGAGCTTAACCTGAGACCTTTACACTGTGCAACCGATTCTTGAGCGGCATCATGAATGGCGAATCAGTCGGTCATAGTGCAACCCACGCTGAATTCGTGTAACGGCCAAGTCGTCAATAGCTTCTTAGAAAAATACAATTTGCCCCGCTATGCTTGAGTGTGATGCATACCGGACGCCATGTCGGTTATGTCATTACCGCGTTATGGATCTTAACCGACCAGATCGCTGGCGCTCAAAGTGTTCCAGCGTATGAATAGGGGCCGTATGGATCGAAACGATTTACTGGCAGCCACCCGTGCAGAATTTATGCATGCCTTTGTTGACCCGCTGGAAGCCCTGCTCCAGCGCTGTTCAGAGCATTTGTTTCAAAAGGCGGATGCCCATCCTTCCCCAGTCGAACGACGCAAGCTGATGGATGCGCGCGATATCTTGTCGCGCCAGACATCACTACTGAAGCAAAATCTGAAGTCATCAATGGAGCATTTGATCAATCGCAGCTTTCAAACCGCCTACAGCACCTTCCGTCCGTCATTCTCCAGCATGCAGATCAATAGCCTGTCGCTAGTGGAAACCTCGACAGTGGATGACGAAATCCGCATTGAAACCATTACTAAGCTTTTGCGCAACGAGGCCGAAGAACAATTGCGCGACCTGAACATTCGGATTGCACTGTTGTTTGAGCAGGACAATATCAAGGAGCGGGAAAACCCATTTCGCCCCTATCTGTTTTCACGCTGCATCGCCACCGCCACAGAGCAGCTTGCATTACCTCCTGAGATCGCCGCCGTACTGATCGTACAATTGGCAGAAGAGTTCGGCAGCCGGATCGCTGACATTTACGGGGCGCTGAACAGTTTGCTGGCCAGGCATGGCATTGCTGCCGAGCTGCAACTGAAGATACGCCGCCCGGTTTCGTCAGGTAGCTCAAGCAGCACCGCAGCCACGCCCGCTGCACATGAGACACAGGCAACGACAGACTACGCCCCCCTCCCGGCAGGTGGACCAGCCAACACGGGTGCCACCCATTTACCCTCCAATGAAGATCTATTGATGCAGTGGGTGCAACAGCAGTCAGCCCAATGGGGAACATCTGGACGAAACACAGAGCATCCCGCCCCCCCTGCCACCACATCACCCGCTACAACGCGTGGCAGCTGGCTGCAGACAACACAACAAGTCGGCCATGTATTGCGCAAACTGTTTGTCAGCTCAGACAACGTGTCCGGCTTACGTGCCAGCCCAATCAGCCAGCCACTGGAGCAATCGCTACAACAACTGACCAGCGAGGCCCTATCCGAGCACGACAGTTGGCAACAGGAAGACGGCAGTATCCGCAATGTGATGATGGAACAACGCCCTGCCCTACGCGACGCAACTAGCGACATCAATCAGCAGATGATCATTGATGTGGTGGCGATGCTGTTCGAATTCATCCTGCGCGACAGCCAAGTACCCGCCGAAGTTCGCGCCCAGCTTGGTCGCTTACAAATCCTGGTGCTGAAACATGCCCTGCAGGATCCGGCCCTGTTCAACCAGAAAAACCATCCTGCCCGCATGCTGGTCAATCGTATTGGCTCCATCTCGCTGGGATTGAAGCATATGGACCCCAGCGGTGAGCGGGTCACCACGGAAATCGTCCGGATTGTCGAATCGCTGCTTGCAGACGATCATGAAGGGCTGGCGCTGTTCGAACGCATGCTGGATGAGCTGGATGCCTTCATTGCCCGCGAATTGCGTTCCGGCGATGCCAAAGTGGAGCGAGCCGTGCAGGTCATGGAAAATGCGGCCAGCCGTACTCTGCGTTATGCCCGCATCTCGGCGTCCATGGCGGACGCTCTGTCAAACCTGACCATCGACAACGATCTAAAGGACTTTCTGATCAATCACTGGCCACGTGTCATTGAAAAAGCAGAACGGGAAACGCCGACCAAGGCAGATCGATTTCGATTAATGGTACCGGATTTGAT comes from Chitinivorax sp. B and encodes:
- a CDS encoding DUF1631 family protein is translated as MDRNDLLAATRAEFMHAFVDPLEALLQRCSEHLFQKADAHPSPVERRKLMDARDILSRQTSLLKQNLKSSMEHLINRSFQTAYSTFRPSFSSMQINSLSLVETSTVDDEIRIETITKLLRNEAEEQLRDLNIRIALLFEQDNIKERENPFRPYLFSRCIATATEQLALPPEIAAVLIVQLAEEFGSRIADIYGALNSLLARHGIAAELQLKIRRPVSSGSSSSTAATPAAHETQATTDYAPLPAGGPANTGATHLPSNEDLLMQWVQQQSAQWGTSGRNTEHPAPPATTSPATTRGSWLQTTQQVGHVLRKLFVSSDNVSGLRASPISQPLEQSLQQLTSEALSEHDSWQQEDGSIRNVMMEQRPALRDATSDINQQMIIDVVAMLFEFILRDSQVPAEVRAQLGRLQILVLKHALQDPALFNQKNHPARMLVNRIGSISLGLKHMDPSGERVTTEIVRIVESLLADDHEGLALFERMLDELDAFIARELRSGDAKVERAVQVMENAASRTLRYARISASMADALSNLTIDNDLKDFLINHWPRVIEKAERETPTKADRFRLMVPDLIWSIAPKTTEQDRRQLVVLLQPMLATLREGLKWLDWPPDRQQSLLGWLVDSHTHALRAGQVQAQVPSLSHIHDQFMPLINPLPVDIPEDIPVEINRHVLDDTLTELESELTVIDHQYQQLMHEVTAVDAALTSSSITKQNDTPDEELHQLLQSGVMIEINLDGHPSRARLNWISQHATNLVLSMDGRSEPAIISLRLFKRLLQNGRAKFLEAAPLFERAVQSLLQTADGLVNSNRPTHPSPTNM